Proteins encoded together in one Olsenella timonensis window:
- a CDS encoding GntR family transcriptional regulator — protein sequence MPGESSRALTLHERLRDDLRAKIDSGIYGPGERIPSENELSQIYGMSRVTVRSALNELVSEGLLVRRKGSGTYVSPRAKGTSAYLTGSFSENCRRKGMVPSTRVLRHVRAIPPSDVVEMLDGADDEVWEVRRVRLADGLPCVLEIDYLPRACDALVGRISDDVSLFELLKQEGIGPVVGFDDRFGARAAGPRLAQVLACSEQTPLLEVLERLSNPAGQVIYVNRQYIVPERYTHEVGTSRSYL from the coding sequence GCGAAGATTGACTCCGGAATATATGGACCGGGAGAGCGGATCCCTTCTGAGAACGAGCTCTCGCAGATCTACGGGATGAGCCGAGTGACCGTTCGTTCCGCGCTCAACGAGCTGGTGAGCGAAGGGCTTCTGGTTAGGAGGAAGGGATCGGGCACGTACGTGAGCCCACGCGCAAAGGGCACGAGCGCCTATCTCACCGGCAGCTTTTCGGAAAACTGTCGGAGAAAGGGTATGGTCCCCTCGACTCGCGTGCTCCGGCATGTCCGCGCGATTCCCCCCAGCGACGTGGTCGAGATGCTGGACGGGGCTGATGACGAGGTGTGGGAAGTTCGTCGCGTGCGTCTCGCCGACGGCCTGCCGTGTGTCCTTGAGATTGACTACCTGCCTCGGGCGTGTGACGCGCTCGTCGGCAGAATATCCGATGACGTCTCTCTCTTCGAGCTGCTCAAGCAGGAGGGAATTGGTCCAGTCGTCGGGTTTGACGACCGCTTCGGCGCTCGCGCGGCAGGCCCGCGTCTTGCTCAGGTGCTCGCCTGTTCGGAGCAGACGCCGCTTCTCGAGGTGCTGGAGCGGCTGAGCAACCCTGCCGGTCAGGTCATTTACGTCAACCGGCAGTACATCGTCCCCGAGCGATACACGCATGAGGTGGGCACCTCGCGCAGCTATCTATAA
- the pepT gene encoding peptidase T, with translation MSDVLERFLRYVQVDSQSDPDNMDVTPSTPRQHEMARFMGDELREIGCEDVVVDEHAYVTASLPASAGAEDRPALLLCAHIDSSPDAPAAGVRPHVVRYEGGPLVAGVVDGEPVQTTPDQVPDLAQFVGQDIVCTDGTTLLSADDKAGVAEICALLARLAADPSLPHPTIKVAFVPDEEIGHGAALLDLEALGARWGYTVDGETLGEFNYECFSACEATVRVRGVMVHPGSAKDVMVNAITVASEFQRLVPAAERPEHTCGREGFYHPTDIEGTADALTLSYILRDFDAAAFDARKETFRRIAAFLNDRYGAGTVEVSFREQYRNMAEKFGPAERCLIDYALEANREVGIEPTLVPARGGTDGAQLTFRGLPCPNIATGGYNAHSVREFVPVRSLELTVDLLERLVAKFAAAPAPAGA, from the coding sequence ATGTCCGACGTCCTTGAGCGCTTCCTGCGCTACGTGCAGGTGGACTCGCAGTCCGATCCCGACAACATGGACGTGACCCCGTCCACCCCGCGCCAGCATGAGATGGCGCGCTTCATGGGCGACGAGCTGCGCGAGATTGGCTGCGAGGACGTCGTCGTCGACGAGCACGCCTACGTCACCGCCTCGCTGCCCGCCTCCGCCGGTGCCGAGGACCGCCCGGCGCTCCTGCTCTGCGCCCACATCGACTCCTCGCCCGACGCCCCCGCCGCTGGCGTCCGGCCGCACGTGGTCCGCTACGAGGGAGGCCCACTCGTCGCCGGCGTCGTCGACGGCGAGCCCGTCCAGACCACGCCTGACCAGGTCCCCGACCTCGCCCAGTTCGTCGGCCAGGACATCGTCTGCACGGACGGTACCACGCTGCTCTCCGCCGACGACAAGGCGGGCGTGGCAGAGATCTGCGCCCTTCTCGCCCGCCTCGCGGCCGACCCCTCGCTGCCGCATCCCACAATCAAGGTTGCCTTTGTCCCCGACGAGGAGATCGGCCACGGCGCAGCGCTGCTCGACCTCGAGGCGCTCGGCGCGCGCTGGGGCTACACCGTGGACGGGGAGACCCTCGGCGAGTTCAACTACGAGTGCTTCTCGGCCTGCGAGGCCACCGTGCGGGTGCGCGGCGTGATGGTGCACCCGGGCTCCGCCAAGGACGTGATGGTCAACGCCATCACCGTCGCCTCTGAGTTCCAGCGGCTCGTCCCCGCGGCGGAGCGGCCGGAGCACACCTGCGGGCGCGAGGGCTTCTACCACCCGACCGACATCGAGGGCACCGCCGACGCCCTCACGCTCTCCTACATCCTGCGCGACTTTGACGCGGCGGCGTTTGACGCGCGCAAGGAAACCTTCCGCAGGATCGCCGCCTTCCTGAACGACCGGTACGGCGCGGGCACCGTCGAGGTCTCCTTCCGCGAGCAGTATCGCAACATGGCCGAGAAGTTCGGGCCTGCCGAGCGGTGCCTGATCGACTACGCGCTCGAGGCCAACCGCGAGGTCGGGATCGAGCCCACGCTCGTGCCCGCGCGCGGCGGCACCGACGGCGCCCAGCTCACGTTCCGCGGGCTGCCCTGCCCCAACATCGCGACCGGCGGCTACAACGCCCACTCCGTGCGCGAGTTCGTGCCCGTCCGCAGCCTCGAGCTCACGGTCGACCTGCTCGAGCGCCTCGTCGCCAAGTTTGCCGCGGCTCCCGCGCCCGCAGGGGCGTAG
- a CDS encoding HAD family hydrolase, with the protein MIRLVLSDMDNTLIPFGAEHVSERTVRAIHELLDAGVPFGPATGRDHMELMRFFQGDEACFMTGIFSNGKRVRAEGRYVRTVLLDHGALVRIDEALRAERGMFLVCYPNSTDASNPAYCVRATKEESAPFERRSAFTGICVDAVPDEEMIAATIACPGPPERMDRCRALVAEAVPEVRIVSPFAEWFDVLPAGVSKADGLEVLLDALGVGLDEVVVFGDAENDLAIMRKVPHSVAVANATDEVLRVARHRVGACESEGVADALLEVARATRAGEQPAFLEEES; encoded by the coding sequence GTGATCAGACTCGTCCTCTCGGACATGGACAACACCCTCATCCCCTTTGGCGCCGAGCACGTCTCCGAGCGCACCGTCCGCGCCATTCACGAGCTGCTCGACGCCGGCGTGCCCTTTGGCCCGGCGACCGGCCGCGACCACATGGAGCTCATGCGCTTCTTCCAGGGGGACGAGGCGTGCTTCATGACGGGGATCTTCTCCAACGGCAAGCGCGTGCGCGCCGAGGGGCGCTACGTGCGCACCGTCCTTCTCGACCACGGGGCGCTCGTGCGCATCGACGAGGCGCTGCGGGCCGAGAGGGGGATGTTCCTCGTCTGCTACCCCAACAGTACTGACGCCAGCAACCCCGCCTACTGCGTGCGCGCCACCAAGGAGGAGTCGGCGCCCTTCGAGCGCCGCTCGGCGTTCACGGGCATCTGCGTGGACGCCGTGCCCGACGAGGAGATGATCGCCGCCACGATCGCCTGCCCGGGTCCCCCCGAGCGCATGGACCGCTGCCGTGCGCTCGTGGCCGAGGCGGTGCCCGAGGTGCGGATCGTCTCCCCGTTCGCGGAGTGGTTCGACGTGCTGCCGGCAGGCGTCTCCAAGGCCGACGGGCTCGAGGTCCTGCTCGACGCGCTGGGCGTGGGCCTTGACGAGGTGGTCGTGTTCGGCGACGCGGAAAACGACCTCGCGATCATGAGAAAGGTCCCGCACTCCGTGGCGGTGGCAAACGCGACCGACGAGGTGCTGCGCGTCGCGCGCCATCGCGTGGGCGCATGTGAGAGCGAGGGCGTGGCGGACGCGCTGCTGGAGGTGGCGCGAGCGACAAGGGCGGGCGAGCAGCCCGCGTTTCTGGAGGAGGAATCGTGA
- a CDS encoding HAD family hydrolase, producing MIKLIASDMDGTLLDDDSRVPEETFELIHRLAEKGVRFVASSGRRYDTLRWFFEPVADEMDYVASLGTQVYADGRLLDREVFSTLSVMRLFETCQMFDCLHLALYDAGHAYLLNDQSSYIRELDKDLPDAVCVFDPPSPDVSIIKAAVCCDRPEQIMDMAYVLERELSEWFTFLPSGSSWIDVTPRHVSKATGLEQVMRYWGIEPDEVMAFGDSMNDYAMLRYVGHPCVMENARYAVKQVAQRVIGTNAEHAVQATMRELLESL from the coding sequence GTGATCAAGCTCATCGCATCCGACATGGACGGAACCCTGCTCGACGACGACTCCCGGGTTCCCGAGGAGACCTTCGAGCTCATTCACCGGCTGGCGGAGAAGGGCGTGCGCTTCGTGGCCAGCTCCGGGCGCCGCTACGACACGCTGCGGTGGTTCTTCGAGCCCGTCGCCGACGAGATGGACTACGTCGCCTCGCTCGGCACGCAGGTCTACGCGGACGGCCGCCTGCTCGACCGCGAGGTCTTCTCCACGCTCTCGGTGATGCGCCTCTTTGAGACCTGCCAGATGTTCGACTGCCTCCACCTGGCACTCTACGACGCGGGTCACGCCTACCTGCTCAACGACCAGAGCTCCTACATCCGCGAGCTGGACAAGGACCTGCCCGACGCGGTCTGCGTCTTCGACCCGCCCTCGCCCGACGTCAGCATCATCAAGGCAGCCGTCTGCTGCGACCGCCCCGAGCAGATCATGGACATGGCCTACGTGCTCGAGCGCGAGCTCTCCGAGTGGTTCACGTTCCTGCCGAGCGGCTCGAGCTGGATCGACGTCACCCCGCGCCACGTGAGCAAGGCGACGGGCCTCGAGCAGGTCATGCGCTACTGGGGCATCGAGCCGGACGAGGTCATGGCCTTCGGTGACTCGATGAACGACTACGCGATGCTGCGCTACGTGGGGCACCCCTGCGTGATGGAGAACGCCCGCTACGCGGTGAAGCAGGTCGCGCAGCGCGTGATCGGGACCAACGCCGAGCACGCCGTCCAGGCGACGATGCGCGAGCTGCTGGAGAGCCTGTAG
- a CDS encoding ClpP family protease, with protein MSIISSVPHVLRETSHGVACVSVYDEMLQHRELSLAGEVEPVGIHALCQHVRRLEALDPTAPITLFVDSPGGEVGSGLALYDLLRSVSCPVRTVCLARAASMGAVIFMAGDEREMSPHAELMVHDPLIPTGAGGNALSVQETSRRLMATRKTLTTLLSERSGLSLARVRRLTAKDTYLSAERALELGFATTITPSRKER; from the coding sequence ATGTCCATCATCTCATCCGTTCCGCACGTCCTGCGCGAGACCAGCCACGGCGTCGCGTGCGTCTCCGTCTATGACGAGATGCTCCAGCACCGCGAGCTGTCCCTTGCGGGCGAGGTGGAGCCCGTTGGCATCCATGCGCTCTGCCAGCATGTTCGCCGGCTGGAGGCGCTTGACCCCACCGCGCCGATCACCCTGTTCGTCGACAGTCCCGGTGGCGAGGTCGGCTCCGGCCTCGCCCTGTATGACCTGCTGCGCTCCGTGAGCTGTCCGGTGCGCACGGTGTGTCTCGCCCGCGCCGCCTCCATGGGGGCCGTGATCTTCATGGCCGGGGACGAGCGCGAGATGAGCCCCCACGCCGAGCTCATGGTCCACGACCCGCTCATCCCCACGGGCGCCGGGGGGAACGCGCTCTCCGTCCAGGAGACGAGCCGCCGCCTCATGGCCACCCGCAAGACCCTCACCACGCTGCTCTCGGAGCGCAGCGGCCTCTCGCTCGCCCGCGTCCGGCGCCTCACCGCCAAGGACACCTATTTGAGCGCGGAGCGGGCCCTCGAGCTCGGCTTCGCGACAACCATCACCCCCTCACGAAAGGAGCGCTAG
- a CDS encoding type IV secretory system conjugative DNA transfer family protein produces MNDLLASAPVTLLAEGRALSCDTRATGLNNNLLVLGPSGAGKTRHVLKPNLLEMGSSFLVLDTKGLLHREVGPLLACHGYDVQCVNFANLESPDAGGGRERDAVGYNPLAHIRRDAGAGRVNQQDVISVAKAMCPISMGDDPFWEQAAANYLTCLIAYVLEELPASEQHLGSVARLVEEMDTGGTVRLMRELELTNPQSYALAVWRRIDKTRTADKTHASIMAIIAERLMCLAFDGAVELYTMPRQADFARMGHERVALFVTVSDVDHSLAPLTNLFVTQALQGLLREADRCPEGRLPMPVRLMLDDFSNLTIPDFTEAIAVLRSREIWCTVLLQTVSQLVWRYGEAGAATITGNCDAQLVLAFQDAETAARYADRADRLPSTLLATPLDRSWLFVRGRPGEEVRRCRLEGHPRYREMLEAAASRDEASAPHPGMSGADGPSW; encoded by the coding sequence ATGAACGACCTTCTCGCCAGTGCGCCCGTGACCCTGCTCGCCGAGGGGCGCGCCCTCTCCTGCGACACGCGTGCCACGGGGCTCAACAACAACCTGCTCGTGCTCGGGCCGTCCGGCGCGGGCAAGACGCGCCACGTCCTCAAGCCCAACCTTCTGGAGATGGGCTCGAGCTTCCTGGTGCTGGACACCAAGGGGCTTCTGCACCGCGAGGTGGGGCCGCTGCTTGCCTGCCACGGCTACGACGTGCAGTGCGTCAACTTCGCCAACCTCGAGTCCCCCGACGCGGGAGGCGGTCGCGAGAGGGACGCCGTGGGCTACAATCCCCTGGCACACATCCGCCGCGACGCGGGTGCCGGTCGCGTCAACCAGCAGGACGTCATCTCCGTGGCAAAGGCCATGTGCCCGATCTCGATGGGGGACGACCCCTTCTGGGAGCAGGCGGCGGCCAACTACCTCACCTGCCTCATCGCCTACGTGCTCGAGGAGCTGCCCGCCTCCGAGCAGCACCTCGGCTCCGTGGCGCGGCTGGTGGAGGAGATGGACACCGGCGGTACCGTGCGCCTCATGAGGGAGCTCGAGCTCACCAACCCGCAGAGCTACGCGCTCGCGGTCTGGCGGCGCATCGACAAGACCCGCACGGCCGACAAGACCCATGCCTCGATCATGGCGATTATTGCCGAGCGGCTGATGTGCCTGGCGTTCGACGGTGCCGTGGAGCTCTACACGATGCCCCGGCAGGCGGACTTCGCCCGCATGGGCCACGAGCGCGTGGCGCTCTTCGTGACCGTGAGCGACGTCGACCACTCGCTCGCCCCGCTTACGAACCTCTTTGTGACGCAGGCGCTCCAGGGGCTGCTGCGCGAGGCGGACCGCTGCCCCGAGGGGCGTCTGCCCATGCCCGTTCGCCTCATGCTGGACGACTTCTCGAACCTCACCATCCCCGACTTCACTGAGGCGATCGCGGTCCTGCGCAGCCGGGAGATCTGGTGCACCGTGCTGCTCCAGACGGTCTCGCAGCTCGTCTGGCGCTACGGCGAGGCGGGTGCCGCCACGATCACGGGCAACTGCGACGCGCAGCTCGTCCTCGCGTTCCAGGACGCGGAGACGGCAGCTCGCTACGCCGACCGCGCGGACCGGCTGCCCTCGACGCTGCTGGCCACGCCGCTCGACCGCTCGTGGCTGTTCGTGCGGGGCCGTCCGGGCGAGGAGGTGCGTCGGTGCCGCCTGGAGGGCCACCCGCGCTATCGGGAGATGCTCGAGGCGGCGGCGTCCCGCGACGAAGCGTCGGCGCCTCACCCCGGCATGTCGGGCGCGGATGGGCCATCATGGTAG
- a CDS encoding DUF1848 domain-containing protein: MIISASRRTDIPAFYADWFCNRVREGFLYVRNPMNAHQISRISLDPEVVDCIVFWTNNPAPLTRRLGELAAYAYYFQVTLTGYGRDVEPRVPDKRAALIPAFLELSQAIGPERAVWRYDPILFNDTYTPAYHLRAFRAIAEALDGATERCVISFVDTYARNRASMERLHARELPAGELAAFAAELAGIAREHGMTVGSCAEKIDLAACGIEHNSCIDRALIERLVGAPLKVGKDKAQRAECGCCASVEVGTYNTCRHGCVYCYANYSPEAVERACAAYDPTSPLLCGRVGPDDVITERKMVSLVQRQGTLW, encoded by the coding sequence ATGATCATCTCGGCAAGCCGGCGCACCGACATCCCCGCCTTCTATGCGGACTGGTTCTGCAACCGCGTGAGGGAGGGCTTCCTCTACGTGCGCAACCCCATGAACGCGCACCAGATCAGCCGCATCAGCCTGGACCCCGAGGTCGTGGACTGCATCGTCTTCTGGACCAACAACCCCGCCCCGCTCACGCGACGCCTCGGCGAGCTCGCTGCCTATGCCTACTACTTCCAGGTGACGCTCACGGGCTACGGGCGCGACGTCGAGCCGCGCGTGCCGGACAAGCGCGCGGCCCTGATTCCGGCGTTCCTCGAGCTCTCCCAGGCCATCGGGCCCGAGCGCGCGGTCTGGCGCTACGATCCGATTCTCTTCAACGACACCTACACGCCCGCCTATCATCTGCGTGCCTTCCGCGCCATAGCCGAGGCCCTGGACGGCGCAACCGAGAGGTGCGTGATCAGCTTTGTGGACACCTACGCCAGGAACCGCGCCAGCATGGAGCGCCTGCACGCGCGGGAGCTGCCGGCGGGGGAGCTCGCGGCGTTTGCCGCGGAGCTCGCGGGGATTGCGCGCGAGCACGGGATGACGGTCGGCTCGTGCGCCGAGAAGATCGACCTCGCCGCCTGCGGGATCGAGCACAACAGCTGCATCGACCGTGCGCTGATTGAGCGGCTGGTCGGCGCCCCGCTCAAGGTGGGCAAGGACAAGGCCCAGCGCGCCGAGTGCGGCTGCTGCGCGAGCGTGGAGGTGGGGACGTACAACACATGCCGTCACGGGTGCGTCTACTGCTACGCCAACTACAGCCCCGAGGCCGTGGAGCGTGCCTGCGCGGCCTACGACCCCACCTCGCCGCTGCTGTGTGGCCGGGTGGGACCAGATGACGTGATCACCGAGCGTAAGATGGTCTCTCTCGTGCAGCGCCAGGGCACGCTCTGGTAG
- a CDS encoding site-specific integrase, with the protein MPRVALEPGQNSIERAAIVKTDDGGYRMQWSVRLMNGRILNRTTKGKCSKGELRRRAHAKAQELIATSGGSVSAWRGSSSMSDFIRQEVLPGIAATDDSVLRPRTKSSYKRVLELSADALKGFRIADAVRPRTLKEALAGIASRNGTATARQCSKTMSKYVLEPLVRDEVIAYNPLKSFKPRLPEHRATNKAPGGQALSPSERERVIVYLLSIDPTDIAPPKRGRYSVEDRSNLRRAVTEITLLQAATGLRINEARTLTRGNVGEKDGLLTITVTEETSKTHKGRTIPVLDERVAERVRKRIEEAGKAPDALLFPAPAAPGKEWDLNNAEHAIKKLYRELADALGIPLLNKVSTHVWRATLNTEWLNKGVPEIQRAAYFGHSPEVNRSYYTDLTDISSLVEMLRRPEGAK; encoded by the coding sequence ATGCCGCGCGTTGCACTCGAACCGGGCCAAAACAGCATCGAGCGCGCCGCAATCGTCAAGACCGACGATGGCGGCTACCGGATGCAGTGGAGCGTACGCCTCATGAACGGGCGCATTCTAAACAGGACCACCAAAGGGAAGTGTTCGAAAGGCGAGCTTCGTAGGCGCGCGCACGCCAAGGCTCAAGAGCTCATCGCCACGTCTGGAGGGAGCGTCTCCGCTTGGAGGGGCTCCTCTTCCATGAGTGACTTTATCCGTCAGGAAGTCTTGCCGGGCATCGCCGCGACCGACGATTCGGTTCTGCGCCCCCGGACGAAAAGCAGCTACAAGCGCGTCCTCGAGCTTTCCGCAGACGCGCTCAAGGGATTCCGAATCGCGGATGCCGTGCGCCCGCGCACCCTCAAGGAAGCGCTTGCGGGCATCGCGAGCCGGAACGGGACCGCTACCGCGCGCCAGTGCTCCAAGACGATGAGCAAATACGTTTTGGAACCGCTCGTGCGTGACGAAGTGATTGCGTACAACCCGCTCAAGAGCTTCAAGCCGCGACTGCCGGAACACCGTGCCACAAACAAGGCTCCGGGCGGTCAGGCGCTCAGTCCCAGCGAGCGCGAGCGGGTCATTGTCTACCTGCTCTCCATCGACCCCACCGACATTGCCCCGCCTAAAAGGGGCCGCTATTCCGTTGAGGATAGGAGCAACCTGCGCCGCGCTGTTACGGAGATCACGTTGCTTCAGGCAGCAACTGGCCTCCGCATCAACGAGGCGAGGACACTCACACGGGGGAACGTGGGCGAGAAGGACGGCCTGCTCACCATCACCGTCACCGAAGAGACCTCGAAGACGCACAAGGGCCGCACCATCCCCGTGCTGGACGAGCGCGTTGCTGAGCGCGTACGGAAACGCATAGAGGAGGCAGGGAAGGCACCGGATGCGCTCCTGTTCCCCGCTCCCGCCGCCCCCGGTAAAGAATGGGACTTGAACAACGCCGAGCATGCCATCAAGAAGCTGTACCGCGAACTTGCCGATGCTTTGGGCATTCCCCTCTTGAACAAGGTGTCTACTCACGTATGGCGAGCCACGCTCAATACCGAGTGGCTGAATAAGGGAGTTCCGGAAATCCAGCGCGCGGCATACTTCGGCCACAGCCCGGAGGTCAACAGAAGCTACTATACCGACCTCACCGACATCTCGTCTCTAGTGGAGATGCTTCGACGTCCTGAAGGCGCAAAGTAA
- a CDS encoding AlpA family transcriptional regulator has translation MTRVVYVQNHDKGILPEKQIAVTNGAAARMLGISPRTLSNWRVQGRGPKYIKVGSHRSPVLYRVCDIEAWLDSHLVEGDGKTSAGARR, from the coding sequence ATGACAAGGGTTGTGTACGTTCAGAATCACGACAAGGGAATCCTTCCCGAGAAGCAAATCGCGGTCACCAACGGAGCGGCCGCACGGATGCTCGGCATCAGCCCCCGCACGCTCTCCAATTGGCGCGTGCAGGGTCGCGGTCCCAAGTACATAAAGGTCGGCTCCCACCGCTCTCCGGTGCTGTACCGCGTATGCGATATCGAGGCTTGGCTCGACTCCCATCTGGTTGAGGGCGACGGCAAGACGAGCGCAGGCGCTCGTCGGTAG